One stretch of Juglans microcarpa x Juglans regia isolate MS1-56 chromosome 3D, Jm3101_v1.0, whole genome shotgun sequence DNA includes these proteins:
- the LOC121254054 gene encoding stemmadenine O-acetyltransferase-like, which produces MKANLLIQVISAENIKPSSPTPPHLRHYQLSFLDQIAPPVFMPLVLFFPILEAHNSLTNLRKKLQLKKSLSETLTRFYPLAGRVKDNLCIDCNDDGIHYVEAKANCQLDEFLEDPVPAELNKFLPLELDDVKDLAAVVQVTSFNCGGIAIGLGMSHKVADALSFVTFLNSWAAINNTRGENCEIMVSRPRFDSATLFPPKALTGFEPTTGIVKDNIVGKRFVFDAPAIAAVRAKYTENNEYTRRPTRVEALSAFIWTRFMATTQWKSGQDQRKLYTVLHAVNLRTRMDPPLPENYFGNISRVAISVPSMDTDHPGEGHGIANQVRDSIKKVNVDFVKELRENEGHLNFIKERAARITKGEVVSFSFTSLCRFPIYEADFGWGKPVWVGSARLTFMNLVTFFDTKSGNGIEAWINLKGEDMAKFECDEELLAHVSPASRPNEKISAF; this is translated from the coding sequence ATGAAGGCTAATTTACTTATCCAAGTTATCTCCGCGGAGAACATCAAGCCCTCTTCTCCAACTCCGCCCCACCTCCGTCATTACCAGCTCTCCTTTCTCGATCAAATAGCACCCCCAGTCTTTATGCCTTTGGTTCTCTTCTTCCCCATTCTGGAAGCCCATAACAGTCTGACCAACTTGCGCAAAAAACTGCAGCTTAAGAAATCCTTGTCCGAGACCTTAACCCGATTCTACCCACTAGCAGGACGGGTTAAGGACAATCTCTGTATTGATTGCAACGACGATGGTATCCACTATGTTGAAGCCAAAGCCAACTGCCAACTTGATGAATTTCTGGAGGACCCAGTTCCAGCTGAGCTCAACAAGTTTCTACCTCTAGAACTCGACGATGTCAAGGATTTAGCTGCAGTCGTTCAAGTCACCTCGTTCAACTGCGGTGGGATTGCTATCGGTCTTGGCATGTCCCACAAAGTTGCGGACGCGTTGTCATTCGTCACGTTTCTCAACAGTTGGGCTGCCATTAATAATACCCGCGGAGAGAACTGTGAAATAATGGTGAGCCGGCCTCGATTCGATTCCGCAACGCTTTTCCCACCAAAAGCTCTGACGGGCTTTGAACCGACGACGGGGATCGTGAAGGACAACATTGTGGGGAAGAGGTTTGTGTTTGATGCGCCCGCAATAGCCGCAGTTAGAGCCAAATACACTGAAAACAATGAATATACAAGGCGCCCAACGCGCGTCGAGGCCTTGTCAGCTTTCATATGGACCCGTTTCATGGCTACAACTCAATGGAAATCGGGTCAAGATCAGCGTAAGCTCTACACCGTTCTCCATGCTGTTAACCTACGCACCAGGATGGACCCGCCACTTCCAGAGAACTACTTCGGGAACATAAGTCGGGTGGCGATCTCTGTACCGTCTATGGATACCGATCATCCTGGCGAGGGTCATGGCATCGCTAACCAAGTTAGGGACTCTATAAAGAAAGTGAACGTGGATTTCGTGAAGGAACTTCGAGAGAATGAGGGGCACTTGAACTTCATCAAAGAGCGAGCCGCAAGAATAACGAAAGGAGAGGTGGTATCATTCAGCTTCACCAGCTTGTGCAGGTTTCCTATATATGAAGCTGACTTTGGGTGGGGGAAGCCGGTGTGGGTTGGCTCTGCAAGGTTGACGTTCATGAATCTGGTCACCTTTTTTGACACCAAGTCAGGGAATGGAATCGAGGCTTGGATTAACCTGAAGGGGGAGGACATGGCTAAATTTGAATGCGATGAGGAGCTCCTCGCGCATGTCTCCCCGGCCTCGAGGCCGAACGAGAAAATTTCTGCATTCTAG